CCAGCCTCGTCTAGCACTATTTGAGTGGATGGCGACAACACGTCGGTCATAAAGCAAGGATTTGTGACAGTGGTGGTGCTGTTGCCGTAGCACTGGGGTGCCCCATGAATCACCATGACCTCTGGGTAGGTAAATTGTTCATACCGTGGGATCCAAGGATGCACATCACCGATGTAGACTTTATAACTTTGCCGTTTGAGATTACTCCTCAAGGTCATAGCCAGATTGAATGCTAGCTGATTATGGTTCGTAGTGCCACCTGTCCTAGGAATAATCTCTCTCTGGCGATAT
The window above is part of the Cyanobacteriota bacterium genome. Proteins encoded here:
- a CDS encoding Uma2 family endonuclease, with protein sequence MLTQLQTYTPEQYPEQEEQADYKREYRQREIIPRTGGTTNHNQLAFNLAMTLRSNLKRQSYKVYIGDVHPWIPRYEQFTYPEVMVIHGAPQCYGNSTTTVTNPCFMTDVLSPSTQIVLDEAGVIRSRQFPGLWLAVNRPLAGDLAAVLATLQQGIAIPEHQAFLKQLHSASFEV